CTAACTTTACAACATTAACGCCTGCAGCTTCACTGTTACTTCTTCAGTTCAAACTCCTTTTCCCCATCAGTGCAGATGCTCAGGCAAATAAATACTCTATCTGTTCTGACTTTTTTTGGCTAAGTGCTGTGGGAAGGAGAACTTTAGGTGCTGTGCAGCTACATGAATCCCAATGATAATACTGTCAAACTAGTTCAACAAGATGAAtgtaaaataacagtaataaaacaCTGAATGCAATGCAGAGTCACACAAGATGCACCCCATCAAACTAGGAGAGCAAAATATGCAATGATCTCGTCTAAAACAACACTGCTCGTTTCTGCATCGCCCTGTGTCTTGAGAGGCACTGGCAGACCTTGAGGCGGACCCACTTCACAACCCATCCTTGCACACACAGAGCTTGGGAGAAGCAGAACAAATACCTCCAACTGCacaccaaaaaggaaaagataaagcAGCTGCTTAGGATCCCACAAGAGAAAAGTTAATGGAAGAAATAACTGATGacacaacaaaaagaaactaCAAGCTGAGCAGCAGCTAGAAAAATGGGGCAAGGAAATGACTTAGCAAGATGCTGAAGCAAgcctttaaaatatctttaaaaaacagaggcTTCTTCCATGGGTGGAGAATTCTGGCTACCAGAAAAGTCATTCACCTCCAGGCAGGAGCTGAGATGTGTTCCCAGGTCCCAGAGTATAGACATAGCCTCTGTAGACATCATATCAGAGTGCTGAGTGTCAGGGTTGGTGGCTTCATCCACCTTTATCATGCTAAGCTAATATTCAAGCTACAGACCCACTTCCTGGTTAAATAACATCCAGAGGCCGAGATGCCTTTTGACTCAAGATAGGCACAGTTTCCAGAGCCTTTTACTTCAAACCTGTAAGGGAGAATGAAAGACAGGATTACTTTGACACCCACGATCAAGTAATGGAATAGACAGAAGGGAACTAAAGGGATCAGAGGTTCTCTTTGTACAGTGCCTGATTTACCACAGGCAAGGCATCGCAGGAGGATGGTAGCTTGTGCTTTGAAGAGAATAccaaaagattgttttttttttaatgggactTGGCCCCCAGAATACAAAATCTAGGACTTACAGTACTCCTGCATCTTGTCTAGTAGTTGCTTAATGTGAAATATGCCCTTAGAGTGGAGACTGGAATTCAGGTTTACCCTCCTCAAGGATGCCGTGCTATCAAGACTGGCTCCACCTTTGATACCCACATCCTTCTATACAGCTAAAAAGTCCTAGCAGAAGCTGTGAAACAAATGCCTTTCTCATTTCCCTCTTCCTCAGAACCGAACACTGCACCATGGTTAAGGGGGTGGTGGAAAACAGGAAGTGAACCTCAGTTTCCACACTGTAGGTGTCCCTATGTAAGAGGTAAGGGTCTCCTTCGCCAACTGTGTTTTCAAACAAAGTGTTATAGTGCTCTGTGAATAGGCCAACCAAACTAGTACTGTCTCTGGAAAGGCCAAGGGACAAATCCCCACCAGTGTTAACATGACTCTAATAGCAACTGAGCTTAAGACGTCAAGGTGTTCGCCCTTATAACGACAGGAGGGGCAGTTTGAGGCACGCACAGAGGCAGAAGTCTAAGAACGTAAAGAActtcaatactgaaaatgaaagcatcAGTGGATGTTTGTATCGCAGGCAGGGGATAAGCAAGAGTGGGAAGGACCACAATTTTCAACTTGAGATGCCTACATGCTGTTCACATCTCACATTAACTGCGTAAGGTCTTTATCAGATCAAGCCCTCAAGTCTTGGGGATGAACTGAATATAGTCAGGCACCACTAGTGATTGTCACAAActtaaaaagtggaaaatttaAATACTCTTAAGTTAATTTCAGACTTGTGAAATCTCAATGCTTATTACTGTCACTGGTAATTCTACCAACTCTAGccggcagctgccccagcacgaGAAGCAGCAGTCTCTGAAAAGATGAGACAACCATTGGTGGAAGGAACAAACTGCCCCACATCCGACACTGGTGGGACAGAACATACAGCTGTTACCACAGCATAGCTCATGCAACTTAAATTCACAGCTTCACCTTTCCCTCCAGCAGCCTTTTTTGCAGGCACATGCCATAAGAAGTACGAAAACATCTCTTAGAAGCCTCCCAAACATCTTTGCTATAAACCTCACACAGGTTGCGTGCAGGTTTGCacttttgcaaaatatattcTCTAACAAGGACTTTGTGTTATTGTAATCTTCCATTCCTCCCCCCATTGCTTCAGTATCTTGGTGGTCTCTTCGTTTAACTTTCACTTTGCTATACTGTCTGTTGCCATGAGCTCCCATTTCATCCTGTTTCTGAACCTGGCATTACAAATTTATCTCCTAACTTTCATCTGTCACAGTTCTAACAACACTATGTGACATCTTTATTGTATTCCATGCTCCTTCCATAGTCATCCCTTCAACATCATTATAGGTATTTCTTTCAAGTCACTGTCTATATCTCTATCCTCTCTTACTCCCCTATAATATAGTATCACCAGCAAAACCCCTCAACATCAACTTACAGTTTATTGTCTAATGTTTTCCCATTTACCCAAAAGAactcttcatttcttttataaagTCCAATCCATGGGTCTTGCTTTGTTATCTTCACCATAAAACTCTGTAGGAACAAACCCATATgaaaaaagaagttttgcaTATTCAGTCCAGTTAGCAAAATACAAGTCCAGGGctagaaagcaaaacaatgaTCTTGCCTTTCTCCCAGAAGAAACAGTATTAAAGATTAAATCTACAGAGTACTGCAGCATCTGGATTTTGTGTGATCCTCGTAACTGAAACAGAACTTACAACTCAATCAGAAATCAAATGGAATAATTTTGAGACAGGATCCCTGCAGCATTCAGATATTGTGGTGATAGAAATGCCAATTACGAGAATGCAAGTATACTACTGAATATTAAGAACTGCTATGGAACTGCAAACACATCATTTTACTGTCTCTTCACAAGAAAGTTTTCAAAGAACAATGAACACCTTTGCAGCTAATGCATTTCTGCATCGCTGATGTGTCTTCGTCATATTGCCTTTTTATTATCAGCTGGCAAGTATTTGCTGAACATGTGTTAGAGATCAGTAAAGAAAGATCCTTGGCACAGTGCGTGCAACAGGATTGGCATCTGCGCCCAGTATGCCCATTATACTGGTGTCTGTAATGGGATCTACTGACCTAGAGAgaggatgttttaaaatactgcagcaaATGATATCAAGGTCTGTAACAGATATGGAAGAACATATTTTCCTAAGTCTTTGAGCTAGGTGGAATCTTTCCTAACATTGTAgtataatacagaaaaagatgCTCCAAGCTGTGGTTAGGATAACTTTCTCCTAACTCCAAAGGTCAAGACTAACATATCTACCAACTTGGTTGTCATTAGCCTATCTTGGTAACAGAGAACAGTTGTCTAATTAAAGACAAATGAGACACAACAGTGCTTACCCTGATAGTTGCCTTCATTGTGAGTGTTTAGAACTGTGAGCAGCATCTAATTTAGCTCAGATAAGCCTCCGGCATTTTCTAAAACACCAACTGCTAAAATCTGTTTGCTGtttggagggagaggaggcacGCAGCTTTTTGCAAGCTGTGACTTGTCATGGTCTTTGTGTCACCTTTCAAACTGTTCAGCTTAAAGAGGCTGGAAGAACACGCTGGTTCATTGTGCAGCTCCCTAGAAGTGAGATGGGGTGAAACCAGGACCCTCCTTTTGTTCCCTTACCAGTTCCTCATGATTTTCGATCACCAGGAGGGAAGCATTGTGCAAAGAGCAGAGGCTCTGACTGGAGTTCCAGTTGGCTTCACTCTCTGAGAGGTAGTAGCATTTCCTCTGGAAATAGAGCCAACCTGATGGACAGTGTTCCAGGGAAGGACACACAGGAAAATCTTTGGCCAAAGAACGGTTTACTGcgaaaagacaaaaaacaattACCTATTTCTTCCAACTGGAAAAGGTTTCTGGAGCTTTTTAGCTTGTTTTAGAATGCACCATCGAAAATCATCTAAGTCTAACCATAGCATTATTACTTCTGCCCAGCAGAAATAATTATTGTAAACTAATTATATACTCTGGCTTCTGCACCCTTATGGTTGCTGGCACACCTTTAAAGTGATGATCAGGGGCAGGCTGGTAGAAGTAACTGAGAAGGTGATAACAACGTATCCTCCAAGGACTCTTCTACAATTTAAATGACAACTATAGTTTTTGCAAACGTTGCTTCCTTGCAGATGAATTAATAGCTTTGTTTATTATAGTGTTCTTTTCTGAAGGACTACAGATTGATTGCAAAGAACAatcttccatttgttttttgttttcttgaactTGGATGAAGACCAACAGTGAGTTTATAAACTTGAATGCCAGAAGTACACTAAAACTAAACTGAGCACTCCCTAACACCACTGCAACTAATGGAGTCATTTCTCTAACACTTGACCACAATTTTAAGCAATATGTCATGAGACATCTATTTAACTTTGAGATAACATAAGTACTGAATAAACCGCTTGAGGTTTTGAGGGATTTCTGACAATGTAAAACCCTGGTAATTTCTAAGGctaatgatattttctttttaaatgatttacACACTTACCAATCTGAATACACAAAATCaaaatgacagcagcagcaaggactCCAGCAACACCTCGCCATAACCAGATATTTGAGAATAgacctgaaaaaagaaatgtcaggaattttaacaaaaaaaaccccacaaccagCTGACAGGGTAGTAGAGCCCAGGACCCATGAAGATGTTCCAAAAAAAGTTCACTTTCCGTGGAGagcaggctgggagcagagctgaagaCTAGGAAGTGTGTAACATTTAGCTTGTCATCACAAAGGTACTTAGCTAACAAGAACTCTGAACTACTCCGAATTTAAATTACATCATTCAGGACTTACTTAACCTAATAGTGAGGTAGTTCCTGACACTCCAAAGtgatcaaaaaagaaagaaatgagcaTGGAACAAATGAAGGCGGACAGTAAGCTTGAGGTTGACCTGATGCCTAAACATGGCATGGATAAGAGAAATAAGACAAGTCATTAGCTCCGGAGCCCCAAATTTGTCCTGAGGAACATCCAGCCTTATCCCAAAGCAACAGCTTTTCAgagtctccttttcttcctatcTCCCTTCCAGGAGCCAGAAGTGAGCTGGGTTTGGAGGTGGGAAGGACCCACCGACCTGCCACTGCCGTGTCTTGTGTCCAACTTCGCAGGCAGTAGCAGTGGGCGAGGTGGCCCTGAAAGGCTGCAAAAGGAGAGTCCTCTCTCACTGGTGGTCactctgctgccagcacaggggTCTGCCCGGGCACCCTCCTACCTCCGTGAAGATCCACAGCACACAGGTGGGGTTATCTAGCCTCCACGCACAAGGCGAGCCCCACGGGATGCCGGCACGGGGCTCATTCCCAGCCGGCCCCACGCACGCCGCAGCCCACACGATACCCATCACCTCCCGGCATTTCTCGGGTGGGTCTTGCAGCCCGGAGCCAGGCGCCGTCTGCCTCCCcgccagcccagggctgccccgggTGGCCGGCGGCCCTCGACGGCGGGACCTCCACCGGATCAACCCCTCCACGCCGGCCGGGCACCCGGAGGCATGCCCCGGCCAGGGGGTTTTCCAGAGGCCCGCGGCTCCCGGGACGCCGCAGGGCAGCAGCCGCCGCGcccagccccacggccccgCTCCCGGAACGGGCAGAGCGGGCGACGACCCTGCCCCGGGGCCGGTGGCTGCACGGAGGACCCCCAGGCCAACAGCACGCCCGCTCTCGGCCCCTCTCTCCGGCGGGGTCTCCTGGCTCCACGCCCGGCTACGGCCACGGGAGCCCCCGCGAcgtcccccccggcccctctcccTTTGCCCCCCCTGCACCTTTGCGGGTCCCCGTCCCCCGCTCCGGGGAGCCGCTGCGGTCGCCGCCGCCCCCTCGGCGTCCCATGGGTGCGGAGCTGCTTCCCCGGCGGGTGGGGAGATCACGGGGCCGGAACTGCCGGAGCGCCCGGCCTCGGGGGTGGGGGCAGGCGGCGACCGGCGGCCGGGATCCGCTTAccccggccccgggcccggcAGCGGGGGAGCGCGGGGAGGGGCCGGAGCCCCCGGGTGCATCGTGAGCGGTGCGTGGGCTCGGTGCGAGGCGCACGGCTTCGTGACAGAGAAGCGAAATGGCTTAAGAGGAACTTGGGTCCCACAGGCTCTCGCTGTGATTCTCTGACATCAGCAAATTTCGGGGCTTGGGAGGGACCTGACGTAAAAGCAGAAGGCTCATGCTGCCTTTGTATTTAAGTGTTGACTACTTAAAGCTTGATTTCGTTGGAAAACCTGGCCAGTGATTTGCCTCACCCAGGAGACCATGAAGCCTGACGATTCTTACTTGCCAGCTGTGGGGATGAAGGTGTAGCAGAAGCTGTAGCATTGCTTGTAAGACAGGGCCATACGTATCACGAGGGTTGGCACACAGTACAGGCATTTCATCTGGTGTGTAACTGCTGCACGGTAACTGGTTTACTTACAACAGATCTTGGGTGTGTCGCATGCTCAAATAGCCAGAGGAACATGGCTCTCTTCACATCAATGTGCGGGCTCTGTGCGAGGCTGAGGAGGAATTCAGTGATGGCTTATCCAAAACAGGAATTTGTATCTGAGGAGAAAACCTTAAACAGAAAACCATGAGAATGGAAGGTTACACTTTATCCTTTCATTGCAATCTTCAATTACTTTGATTGTCAAGGATTTTGAACAGTAGTCAGCTGCTGAAAATTATCCTCAGGTATTTATATTTGCAGGTAGTAAAGAGCCATATAAACTTTATACTTCCATAAATATAAATTGACTTGCAGTTGATTTTAGCCTTTGTCTGCAGCAGATGCTCATTTAAGCAATGGAGTGGGAGAGCTGGACAGGCCAGCATGCCCGGGATGACACtttagaagaaacagaaaagcaaaagggtGGAGAAGAGAGTCCCATGCGAAATAGTTCTTGAAAACAAACgtgtccaggaaagctggacatagtttaagaaagtaatcttaaaggctcaggagcaggccatcccctTGAGCTGAAAGACAAGCCGTGGGGGAAGAAGTCCAGCCTGAttgaacagggagcttttgCAGGAACTCAGgtaaaaaaagaaggtttatcATCTTTGGAGAAAGGgacaggcaactcaggaagagtacaaggatgttgcgaggtcatgtagaaggaaaattagaaaggtgaaagctcaactagaactcaatctcaccactgcagtaaaagataataaaaagtgtttttataaatacataaacaacaaaaggagatcaagggaatatctccattccttattggatgtgggggggaacattgtgaccagggatgaggaaaaggctgaggtgcttaataccttttttgcctcagtctttcacaatAAGACAGGTTATCCTCAGGACAACTGCCCCCCTAAGCCAgtagacagggatggggagcagaacaGACCCCCTATAATTCAAGAGGAAGTAGTTAGCAACTTGCTGTGCCGCTTGGAcactcacaagtctatgggaccggacggtatccacccaagggtactgagggagctggtggaagagcttgctaagccgctctccattatttattatcactcctggctaaccggggaggtctCAGAAGACTGGAGGCTGGCCTATGTGatgcccatccacaagaagggccggaaggaggatctcgggaactacaggcctgtcagcctgacctcggtgcccggcaaggtcatggaacagatcatcttgagtgcaattacacagcacatagaggacaaccaggggatcaggcccagtcagcatgggtttgggaaaggcaagtcctgcctgaccaacctggtctctttttatgacaaagtgacccacctagtggatgagggaaaggctgtggatgtagtatacttggaacttcagcaaagcctttgatactgtctcccacggcattctcctggataagctggcagcccacggcttggacaggtgcactcttgGCTGGGtcaagaactggctggatggccgggcccagagagtggtggtgaacggtaccgcatccagttggcgtccggtcagtagtggtgtcccccagggctcagtactgggcccagtcctgtttaatgtctttattgatgatctggatgagggtattgagtgcaccctcagtaaattcgtggatgacactaagttgggtgggagtgttgatctgcctgagggtaggaaggctctgcagagggatctggacaggttagatagatgggccgagacaaatggcatgaagttcaacaaggccaagtgccgggtcctacactttggccataacaaccccatacagcgctacaggatgggggaagagtgtttggaaagcggcccagtggaaaaggacctgggggtattggtggacagccagctgaacatgagccagcagtgtgcccaagtggccaagaaggccaacagcatcctggcttgtatcaggaatagtgtggccagcaggactagggaagcaattgtccccctgtactcggcactggtgaggctgcactttgaggactgtgtccagttctgggcccctcacttcaagaaagacactgaggtgctggagagagtccagaggagggcagcaaagctggtgaagggtctagagggtatgtcctatgaggaacggctgagggaactgggattgtttatcctggagaaaagaaggctgagggaagaccttattgctctgtacaactacctgaaaggaggctgtagcagggtgggggtcagcctcttctcccaggcaactagcaacaggactagaggacatagcctcaagctgcaccaggggaggttcaggttagacatcaggaaaaatttcttcacagaaagtgttattaggcattggaatgggctgcccagggaggtggtggagtcatcatccctggaggtgtttaagaaaagactagatgtggcacttagtgccatggtctagttgacacagtggtgttaggtcaaaggttggactctatgatctgagagatctcttccaacctagttgattctg
Above is a genomic segment from Nyctibius grandis isolate bNycGra1 chromosome 5, bNycGra1.pri, whole genome shotgun sequence containing:
- the LOC137664388 gene encoding C-type lectin domain family 2 member L-like; the encoded protein is MGRRGGGGDRSGSPERGTGTRKGLFSNIWLWRGVAGVLAAAVILILCIQIVNRSLAKDFPVCPSLEHCPSGWLYFQRKCYYLSESEANWNSSQSLCSLHNASLLVIENHEELSFMVKITKQDPWIGLYKRNEEFFWVNGKTLDNKLFEVKGSGNCAYLESKGISASGCYLTRKWVCSLNISLA